Proteins from a genomic interval of Crassostrea angulata isolate pt1a10 chromosome 7, ASM2561291v2, whole genome shotgun sequence:
- the LOC128192599 gene encoding uncharacterized protein LOC128192599: MANTKLTKAKQQEGCPFCDKPVNEPWQDHVILCSGQKHKCLTCGVRFKKNSYLLKHMKRHAQPATVTPPAKKQKLSPSQSLEKAPERIESTLTTPGLEEDDSLSEWETQDPGNLEEVLLGSCSGTDEEEESMAKDEDNDLEIGRIVRKKTQPVLFTGRRSEETNRDRKVRNESSNLEPSTRDVAVQTEPILYVHSTKKVTTKWENGVKVKVIEKKKSLNMV; this comes from the coding sequence ATGGCTAATACCAAGTTAACTAAAGCGAAGCAACAGGAAGGATGTCCTTTCTGTGACAAGCCAGTAAACGAGCCTTGGCAAGATCATGTTATCTTATGCTCAGGCCAAAAACACAAATGTCTGACGTGTGGAGTTCGCTTTAAGAAGAACAGCTATCTTCTGAAACACATGAAAAGACACGCTCAACCAGCTACAGTAACGCCACCAGCGAAAAAACAGAAGTTAAGTCCCTCTCAGTCTTTAGAGAAAGCCCCAGAAAGGATCGAATCCACACTCACTACACCAGGTTTAGAAGAGGATGACAGCCTGAGTGAATGGGAAACGCAAGACCCTGGCAACCTAGAAGAAGTTCTATTGGGATCTTGTAGTGGGACAGATGAAGAGGAAGAGTCAATGGCAAAAGATGAAGACAATGATctagaaatcggaagaatagtGAGGAAGAAAACTCAACCTGTCTTGTTCACTGGTCGCAGATCCGAAGAAACCAATCGAGATCGAAAAGTTCGTAACGAAAGTAGCAATCTGGAGCCATCTACAAGGGATGTAGCCGTGCAAACAGAACCAATTTTGTATGTACACTCCACGAAGAAAGTAACAACCAAGTGGGAGAATGGAGTGAAAGTAAAGGTGATTGAGAAGAAAAAGAGCCTGAACATGGTGTAG
- the LOC128155217 gene encoding zinc finger protein 251-like, protein MPDIFTSVWVEISQSLKDRISFVIDADVYLNKLCKRTGTRMVDMHNNSTAIHGRWGQILLLHRLLMKKQWRKLNRSNTSKRLFKGCRLRRQKLLTEQRKDHCEAIKDGNTLIKLDDDLNGLISESSVNHEIAASRTVQKTDILQEEQAKDEQRVTTADCQLQCEQTITESSDREPVDKLESKYERDESEDSINSDDEKELKMNEIQTNEKELHPEKSLKVFKCTKCDFTSNHRNSVRDHGLRVHLAIPEKCQLCEKVFPSCQHLKRHMVCHQNVQSICDVCGKVYKTARTLEKHRKTHCSNFQLPNFQCLQCKSSFSSKAVLENHIETQHAGKKASFLCATCGKVFTRKYSLQQHQLLHTGSRLTCDVCHKSFSCESSLRDHKNIHSDLKSYQCPVCFKSFNQRTSLQKHSKIHAGDKSFKCTECGRGFTQKQALQRHERSHKGLKPFTCKICHKSYGDAAIIRKHLILVHKINKDPLKWKEDIIQNEFDSSFVASYEPVDQSHLERNETQIPTYNTYEGNDMISTENINEMQLPMATDHNAKSLPAALPEDLSMSTPEVHHIQSQMHQLPLTMYQHSQTLYSDHVDPSGVDHGVYPTQHDLSSVAATYPYIPSSQTQPDQNLENNHASSNPYLATSQPQTVENMEDNTATSLPYLSNQPHPPSHVEEDHNSSSHQYGDAMLEMSNAQRPEGQTVKHAPTDNDSTENLSLSTLYAYYSSLASQYLNMTGYNGYTQPTEDQQQSQQNV, encoded by the coding sequence ATGCCTGATATATTCACCAGCGTTTGGGTAGAAATTTCGCAAAGCTTAAAGGATAGAATTTCATTTGTTATTGATGCTGATGTATACCTAAACAAACTCTGCAAGCGCACTGGAACACGGATGGTGGACATGCACAATAACTCCACAGCCATCCATGGGAGGTGGGGTCAAATCCTTTTACTTCATAGACTCTTGATGAAAAAGCAGTGGAGGAAGCTGAACAGGAGCAATACCTCTAAAAGATTGTTTAAGGGGTGCAGATTACGGAGACAGAAATTACTTACTGAGCAAAGAAAAGACCATTGTGAGGCAATTAAAGATGGGAACACCTTAATAAAATTAGATGACGACTTGAACGGCTTAATATCTGAAAGTTCCGTAAATCATGAGATAGCCGCTTCAAGAACTGTACAAAAAACTGACATTCTTCAAGAAGAACAAGCAAAAGATGAGCAACGGGTCACAACTGCTGATTGTCAGTTGCAATGTGAACAGACCATCACCGAGTCATCTGATAGAGAACCTGTTGATAAATTGGAGAGCAAATATGAACGTGATGAAAGTGAagatagcatcaatagtgatgATGAAAAAGAGCTAAAGatgaatgaaattcaaacaaatgaaaaggAACTGCACCCTGAAAAGTCATTGAAAGTATTCAAATGCACCAAATGTGACTTTACCAGTAACCATAGAAATTCTGTAAGGGATCATGGATTAAGGGTTCATTTGGCAATACCTGAAAAATGCCAGTTGTGTGAAAAAGTTTTTCCTAGTTGTCAGCACTTGAAAAGACACATGGTTTGCCACCAAAACGTACAGAGCATTTGTGATGTCTGTggaaaagtttataaaactgcaagaACTTTAGAAAAGCACAGGAAAACACATTGCAGTAATTTTCAGCTTCCaaattttcaatgcttacaATGTAAAAGCTCATTTTCTTCTAAGGCAGTGTTAGAAAACCACATAGAAACTCAACATGCAGGAAAGAAAGCATCTTTCTTGTGTGCAACATGTGGAAAGGTATTCACCCGAAAATACTCTCTACAGCAACATCAGCTTCTCCACACAGGGTCCAGGCTTACATGTGATGTGTGTCACAAGTCATTCTCATGTGAATCATCCCTAAGAGATCACAAAAATATCCATTCAGATTTAAAGTCATACCAGTGTCCTGTTTGCTTCAAGTCTTTCAACCAGAGGACGTCACTGCAGAAGCACTCAAAGATTCATGCTGGAGACAAGTCATTCAAGTGTACGGAATGCGGGAGAGGGTTCACCCAGAAACAGGCTCTGCAGAGACATGAAAGGTCTCACAAGGGACTGAAGCCATTCACTTGTAAGATTTGCCACAAATCTTATGGCGATGCAGCAATTATCAGGAAGCACCTAATTCTTGTTCACAAAATTAACAAAGATCCATTGAAATGGAAAGAAGACATTATCCAGAATGAATTTGATAGCTCATTTGTTGCATCATATGAGCCTGTGGATCAAAGCCATTTGGAAAGAAATGAGACACAGATTCCAACATACAATACTTATGAAGGCAATGACATGATTTCAACAGAGAACATTAATGAAATGCAGTTGCCAATGGCCACTGATCACAATGCTAAATCCTTACCAGCCGCCCTCCCGGAAGATTTATCAATGTCAACTCCAGAGGTTCATCACATTCAAAGCCAAATGCATCAACTCCCGTTAACGATGTATCAGCACTCACAGACTCTATACAGTGACCATGTTGATCCATCGGGGGTGGATCATGGAGTTTATCCAACCCAACATGACCTCAGCTCAGTTGCTGCCACTTATCCATACATTCCATCATCACAAACGCAACCAGACCAGAATTTAGAAAATAACCACGCTTCCTCGAATCCCTATCTAGCCACTTCCCAGCCACAAACTGTAGAAAACATGGAGGACAATACAGCTACTTCTCTTCCATACCTATCCAACCAGCCACATCCTCCATCACATGTAGAGGAGGACCACAACTCTTCTTCTCATCAGTATGGTGATGCAATGCTGGAAATGAGCAATGCACAGAGGCCTGAGGGTCAGACAGTAAAACATGCCCCTACAGACAATGACTCCACAGAAAACCTGTCTCTCTCCACCCTGTATGCCTATTACTCCAGTCTGGCCTCTCAGTACTTGAATATGACGGGATACAATGGGTACACTCAACCTACAGAGGACCAGCAACAGTCTCAACAAAATGTTTGA